From the genome of Paraburkholderia aromaticivorans, one region includes:
- the iolB gene encoding 5-deoxy-glucuronate isomerase encodes MSLLVKAQREGQTIARVTPESACWRYVGFAAYRLGTNEVVHVHEPAREVCIVVLTGAVDIETAQTTWRSLGSRDSVFEDAAPYAVYLPPNVRATVRACRDAEIGVASAPANGEYPARLIEPASMKRSTRGKGLNTRYVCDILPQTEPAESLLVVEVRTPGGHASSYPPHKHDTDNVPQESSLEETYYHRLDPPQGFAFQRVYTDMRDIDESMAVEDHDVVMVPRGYHPVVVPYGYDSYYLNVMAGGKRVWHFRNDPAHEWIINKDA; translated from the coding sequence ATGAGTTTATTGGTCAAGGCGCAGCGCGAAGGCCAGACGATCGCGCGAGTGACACCGGAGTCGGCGTGCTGGCGGTATGTGGGATTTGCCGCTTACCGGCTGGGTACGAACGAAGTCGTGCACGTGCACGAGCCGGCGCGTGAGGTGTGCATTGTCGTGCTCACCGGCGCGGTGGATATTGAAACCGCGCAGACGACATGGCGTTCGCTGGGTTCGCGTGACAGCGTGTTCGAAGACGCCGCGCCGTATGCGGTGTATCTGCCGCCCAACGTGCGGGCCACGGTTCGTGCCTGCCGCGATGCGGAAATCGGCGTGGCGAGCGCGCCGGCCAACGGCGAGTATCCCGCGAGGTTGATCGAGCCCGCTTCGATGAAACGCTCGACGCGCGGCAAAGGCCTGAATACGCGATACGTTTGCGATATTCTTCCGCAGACCGAGCCCGCAGAGTCTTTGCTGGTGGTCGAAGTCAGAACGCCTGGCGGACACGCTTCGAGCTACCCGCCGCATAAGCACGATACCGATAATGTGCCGCAGGAGAGCTCACTCGAAGAAACCTACTATCACCGCCTCGATCCGCCGCAAGGGTTTGCGTTCCAGCGCGTGTACACGGACATGCGCGATATCGACGAGTCGATGGCCGTGGAGGATCACGACGTCGTCATGGTGCCGCGCGGGTATCACCCGGTGGTCGTGCCGTACGGCTATGACTCGTATTATCTGAACGTCATGGCGGGCGGCAAGCGGGTCTGGCATTTCCGCAATGACCCGGCGCATGAGTGGATCATCAATAAGGACGCTTGA
- the iolE gene encoding myo-inosose-2 dehydratase, which yields MTALDVRIGINPLSWMNDDLPSLGGETPLEVALTEGRQIGYQGFELGNKFPREPQALKTLLAQYDLALVSGWYSGRLARRSVAEEIAAVGPHLDLLAQNGATAMVYGEVADSIQGAAQPLYQRPRFFSDAQWAAYSARVDEFARYTLSRGVRLAYHHHMGAYVETPADVDQLMSRTSDAVGLLFDAGHITFAGGDPLAVLDKHIGRVCHVHCKDVRPAVMKLARNRNWSFLDAVIAGAFTVPGDGAVNFPAIIERLKRHGYRGWLVVEAEQDPVVAPSFEYAQKGYKTLRALVDAPLDAADKTRQEAA from the coding sequence ATGACTGCTCTCGACGTACGTATCGGCATCAATCCGCTCTCGTGGATGAACGACGATCTGCCTTCGCTCGGCGGCGAGACGCCGCTCGAGGTGGCGCTGACGGAAGGCCGCCAGATCGGTTATCAAGGCTTCGAACTGGGCAACAAGTTTCCGCGCGAGCCGCAGGCATTGAAAACGCTGCTCGCGCAATACGATCTCGCGCTGGTGTCCGGCTGGTATTCAGGGCGCCTCGCACGACGCAGCGTGGCAGAGGAAATCGCCGCCGTCGGCCCGCATCTGGACTTGCTTGCGCAAAACGGCGCGACGGCCATGGTGTACGGCGAGGTCGCCGATTCGATCCAGGGCGCGGCGCAGCCGCTTTATCAACGGCCGCGCTTTTTCAGCGACGCGCAATGGGCGGCGTATTCGGCGCGCGTCGACGAATTCGCACGCTATACGCTGAGCCGCGGCGTGCGGCTCGCCTATCATCATCACATGGGCGCTTATGTCGAGACACCCGCCGATGTCGATCAGTTGATGTCGCGCACCAGTGACGCGGTGGGCCTGCTGTTCGACGCCGGACACATTACCTTTGCCGGCGGCGATCCGCTCGCCGTGCTCGACAAACATATCGGGCGGGTCTGCCACGTGCATTGCAAGGACGTGCGCCCCGCCGTCATGAAGCTCGCGCGCAATCGCAACTGGAGTTTTCTCGACGCGGTCATCGCCGGCGCCTTCACGGTGCCGGGCGACGGCGCGGTGAATTTCCCGGCGATCATCGAGCGATTGAAGCGGCACGGTTATCGCGGCTGGCTGGTGGTCGAAGCCGAGCAGGATCCGGTCGTGGCGCCCTCATTCGAGTATGCGCAGAAAGGCTACAAGACATTGCGCGCGTTGGTGGATGCCCCGCTCGACGCCGCTGACAAGACCCGGCAGGAGGCAGCATGA